Proteins from one Fragaria vesca subsp. vesca linkage group LG6, FraVesHawaii_1.0, whole genome shotgun sequence genomic window:
- the LOC101304682 gene encoding polygalacturonase-like, with product MANPRSLTLLSLLFLFINSGVSTAVMTYNVADLGAKPDGQTDSTKAFLSAWAEACASANPSVIYVPTGRFFLRNAVFNGPCKNTAITFRIAGTLVAPSDYRVIGNAGNWLLFEHVNGVTISGGIFDGQGTGLWDCKASGNSCPSGATTLGFSNSNNIIVSGVTSLNSQMFHIVINGCNNVKMQGVRVSASGQSPNTDGIHVQKSSGVTILDSKIATGDDCVSIGPGTTNLWIENIVCGPGHGISIGSLGKDQQEDGVQNVTVRTATFTGTQNGVRIKSWGRPSTGFAKNILFQHAVMINVQNPIVIDQNYCPAEKGCPGQVSGVQISDVTYQDIHGTSATEVAVKFDCSSKYPCSKITLDDVKLSYKNQAAEASCSHAGGTAEGTVQPTSCL from the exons ATGGCGAATCCCAGAAGCCTCACTCTTCTCTCACTTCTCTTTCTCTTCATAAACTCCGGCGTCTCTACTGCAGTCATGACTTACAATGTGGCCGATTTAGGAGCCAAACCAGACGGCCAGACCGACTCAACCAAAGCCTTCCTTTCTGCATGGGCCGAAGCCTGCGCCTCGGCCAATCCCTCTGTCATCTATGTCCCGACCGGAAGGTTCTTTCTTCGCAACGCAGTCTTCAACGGACCATGTAAGAACACAGCTATCACGTTTCGCATTGCCGGCACACTCGTGGCCCCGTCGGATTATCGGGTCATAGGAAACGCCGGTAACTGGCTTTTGTTTGAGCATGTGAATGGGGTTACAATCTCAGGGGGAATTTTTGACGGACAAGGTACTGGTTTGTGGGATTGCAAGGCCTCCGGCAATAGCTGCCCCAGCGGAGCAACT ACGCTTGGATTTTCTAACTCCAACAACATTATCGTGAGCGGTGTGACCTCCCTAAATAGCCAAATGTTTCACATAGTCATCAACGGCTGCAACAATGTGAAAATGCAAGGCGTTAGGGTTTCTGCCTCCGGTCAAAGCCCAAACACCGATGGAATCCACGTCCAAAAGTCCTCCGGCGTCACTATTCTCGACTCTAAAATTGCAACCGGTGACGACTGTGTTTCAATCGGTCCTGGAACCACTAATTTGTGGATCGAGAACATTGTGTGCGGACCTGGCCATGGTATCAG CATTGGAAGTCTAGGCAAGGATCAACAGGAGGATGGAGTGCAAAATGTAACAGTTAGAACTGCTACATTTACCGGTACTCAAAACGGTGTGAGAATTAAATCATGGGGGAGACCAAGTACTGGGTTTGCCAAGAACATTCTTTTCCAACACGCTGTGATGATCAATGTCCAAAATCCAATCGTCATTGATCAAAATTATTGCCCCGCGGAGAAAGGTTGTCCTGGTCAG GTTTCCGGAGTTCAAATTAGCGACGTGACGTATCAAGACATCCACGGGACATCAGCGACAGAAGTTGCGGTGAAATTCGACTGTAGTTCTAAATACCCCTGTAGCAAGATCACACTGGATGATGTGAAGCTCAGTTACAAGAACCAAGCGGCTGAAGCTTCATGTAGCCATGCCGGTGGAACAGCTGAGGGTACGGTTCAGCCTACAAGTTGTCTTTAG
- the LOC101292729 gene encoding uncharacterized protein LOC101292729 translates to MGYPELQTTLRLDFAVDYFHTWKDKLDFVLINKDVDYVLTVPKPPENEVAGYKKWIRDDRIARYLIIGAMHERLYSSYKEHETAKSLMDALTATFTKPSMMKRMTKLSKYVGHKMAEGKPVFEHILEMGSMAGDLEREGLKIPEEVQTVMLMNSMPESWNDVVTSLKLSMDFDKSKWGEPDLGLDMVSRRLRDIGDMKELYRKREEEEAKRRRPHFKGHCFTCGEYGHHRNHCTM, encoded by the coding sequence ATGGGATACCCGGAACTGCAGACGACCCTCAGGCTCGACTTCGCCGTCGACTACTTTCATACCTGGAAGGATAAACTAGACTTCGTCCTCATCAACAAAGACGTCGACTACGTCCTCACCGTCCCAAAGCCCCCGGAAAACGAGGTCGCTGGCTACAAGAAGTGGATCCGCGACGACCGCATCGCCCGGTACCTCATCATCGGAGCCATGCACGAACGCCTGTACTCGAGCTACAAGGAACACGAGACAGCCAAGTCCCTCATGGACGCTCTCACCGCCACTTTCACAAAACCCTCGATGATGAAACGGATGACAAAGCTCAGCAAATACGTAGGGCACAAGATGGCCGAGGGCAAACCGGTCTTTGAGCACATTCTGGAGATGGGTTCGATGGCTGGTGACCTCGAGCGCGAGGGGTTGAAGATTCCGGAGGAAGTTCAGACTGTGATGCTGATGAATAGCATGCCGGAGAGTTGGAACGATGTGGTGACCTCGTTGAAGTTGAGCATGGATTTCGATAAGTCTAAGTGGGGTGAGCCGGATTTGGGTTTGGACATGGTTAGCAGAAGGCTCAGGGATATTGGGGATATGAAGGAGTTGTATAGGAAGCGGGAGGAGGAGGAAGCCAAGAGGAGGAGGCCGCATTTCAAAGGACATTGCTTTACTTGTGGAGAATATGGGCATCACCGTAATCACTGCACCATGTAA